The following proteins are encoded in a genomic region of Pikeienuella piscinae:
- the murJ gene encoding murein biosynthesis integral membrane protein MurJ, whose amino-acid sequence MSEAGARPIRLLRAFAAVGSWTMASRVLGFVRDVMIAGLLGAGPVAEAFFVAFRLPNMFRRFFAEGAFNMAFVPLFAKRLEGGEDPKGFAEEAMAGLIAVLLLLTILAQIFMPTLILVLAAGFADDPERFRLATLYGRIQFPYLFCMALTALFSGVLNAMGRFAAPAAAPVLLNIILIGAMTVAVGAAAPVGSALALGVLAAGFAQVWLVARAARMAGMTLAFRRPRWSPAMRRLVALGVPGALAGGVMQINLLIGTAIASFFTGAIAWLSYSDRLYQLPLGVVGVAIGVVLLPELSRRVRAGDDDGARNAFCRATEFSMALTLPAAAALAAIAGPLASVLFARGAFTAADAAAVAAATAIFAFGLPAFVMQKVVQPAFFAREDTKSPLRYALASVALNTAISLAGAPLIGWLAIPIGTMLAGWLNLALLWRGARAFGAAVRPDERLSRRLPRILVASVLMAVAVRFGAEIFSGALAAPGLRYAALALLVAFGGALYSALALAFGAASMADLKAALRR is encoded by the coding sequence GTGAGCGAAGCCGGAGCGCGGCCGATCCGTCTCCTGCGCGCTTTCGCCGCCGTCGGCTCCTGGACCATGGCCAGCCGCGTCCTCGGATTCGTGCGCGACGTGATGATCGCCGGCCTCCTCGGCGCCGGGCCGGTGGCGGAAGCGTTCTTCGTCGCCTTTCGTCTGCCCAACATGTTCCGCCGCTTCTTCGCCGAGGGCGCGTTCAACATGGCGTTCGTTCCTCTCTTCGCGAAACGGCTGGAGGGCGGCGAAGACCCGAAGGGCTTCGCGGAGGAAGCGATGGCCGGGTTGATCGCCGTCCTTCTGCTTCTCACCATTTTGGCGCAGATATTCATGCCGACGCTGATCCTCGTCCTCGCCGCGGGCTTCGCGGACGACCCCGAACGCTTCCGCCTCGCCACACTCTACGGGCGCATCCAGTTCCCCTATCTTTTCTGCATGGCGCTCACCGCGCTTTTCTCCGGCGTTCTCAACGCCATGGGCCGCTTCGCCGCGCCCGCCGCGGCGCCGGTCCTGCTCAACATCATCCTGATCGGCGCCATGACGGTCGCGGTCGGGGCGGCGGCGCCGGTCGGATCGGCGCTGGCGCTCGGCGTGCTCGCCGCCGGTTTCGCGCAGGTCTGGCTGGTGGCGCGGGCGGCGCGCATGGCGGGGATGACGCTGGCGTTCCGCCGGCCGCGATGGAGCCCGGCCATGCGCCGGCTGGTCGCGCTCGGCGTTCCCGGCGCGCTCGCCGGCGGGGTGATGCAGATCAATCTCCTGATCGGCACGGCCATCGCCAGCTTCTTCACCGGCGCCATCGCCTGGCTCTCCTATTCCGACCGACTCTACCAGCTGCCGCTCGGCGTCGTCGGCGTCGCGATCGGCGTCGTCCTTCTCCCCGAGCTTTCCCGCCGCGTTCGCGCAGGGGACGATGACGGCGCGCGCAACGCCTTTTGTCGCGCAACCGAATTCTCGATGGCGCTGACGCTTCCCGCCGCCGCCGCGCTCGCCGCCATCGCCGGGCCGCTCGCCTCGGTCCTTTTCGCCCGCGGCGCCTTCACCGCCGCTGACGCCGCCGCGGTCGCCGCGGCCACCGCGATCTTCGCGTTCGGGCTTCCGGCGTTCGTCATGCAGAAGGTCGTCCAACCCGCCTTCTTCGCGCGCGAGGATACGAAATCGCCCCTCCGCTACGCGCTCGCCTCCGTCGCGCTCAACACCGCGATTTCCCTCGCCGGCGCGCCGCTGATCGGCTGGCTGGCGATCCCGATCGGCACGATGCTAGCCGGCTGGCTCAACCTCGCTCTGCTCTGGCGCGGCGCGCGCGCATTCGGCGCCGCCGTGCGGCCGGACGAACGCCTAAGCCGCCGCCTGCCCCGCATTCTCGTCGCGAGCGTCCTGATGGCCGTCGCGGTCCGGTTCGGCGCGGAGATCTTCTCCGGCGCGCTCGCCGCGCCCGGCCTTCGCTACGCCGCGCTCGCCCTGCTCGTCGCTTTCGGCGGCGCGCTTTACAGCGCGCTCGCGCTGGCCTTCGGAGCGGCCTCGATGGCCGATCTGAAGGCCGCCCTTCGCCGCTGA
- a CDS encoding [protein-PII] uridylyltransferase produces MAGAMDAGGAIPGPGDGEAPVVPAARPTRESLAAALEAAAGAEDSRAAAIEALKAALNDGRSAALALLGGARDGGPRTARALCEAIDLVVTGALDFAANALHPNHARGASESFAVVATGGYGRGEMAPFSDVDLLFLTPYKKTPWIEQVIEATLYILWDLKLKVGHATRSVAECLRLSKEDITIRTSLLEKRYLWGDRTLAEKLRITLRKEVFLSTGAEFVEAKLAERDARHAKHGGSRYLVEPNIKEGKGGLRDLQTLFWIAKYVYDVEEVSALIEKGVLKADEAEIFAAAATFLWTVRCHLHLVAGRAQERLTFDFQVEIAARLGFEPQGGKRAVEVFMQRYYRHAKDVGDLTRFFCAALEADQKKARPGLGALIRAFSFGATRSDATGLVIRDGRLDISDESWLDDDRLNILRLFEEGLKTGALIHPNAHRMVARKLHLIDDAFRADPEANAIFLNLLVSSGDPERALRRMNETGVLGAFIPEFDRIVSLMQFNMYHHYTVDEHTILAIGGLHSLAKGELASELPVSTRIVAQGVDMTVLTLALLLHDIGKGSTRPHEEVGAEIAASLCPRLGLTEGQTELVEWLVRHHLIMSDTAQKRDISDPATVRAFADQVRSVERLKLLLVVTSLDIRAVGPNVWNNWKAQLLRALYRDTLGELGVGNERLSRADLVEEAKDLLLVRLTTWKPEEIEAWFARHQPPYWLGLDTDTQERLAEIGRNAKPEHVHSRFDNDPARDATRCCLYLADHPGLFSRVAGALALAGASVRDARVFTASDGMTTAVFWMQDHDGAPFEQSRHERLKKSIHRALRGEFVARDALKPKRGMKRRERPFDVPTTITFDNDSSDLYTVIEVDTRDRVGLLYDLARVLAAAGVNTSSAVITTFGEQVVDSFYVKDIFGLKIRSAAKQKSIEKKLRDAIRRAADEAGDAA; encoded by the coding sequence ATGGCGGGCGCGATGGACGCCGGGGGCGCGATACCCGGCCCCGGCGACGGAGAAGCGCCCGTCGTCCCGGCGGCGCGTCCCACACGCGAATCCCTCGCCGCGGCGCTGGAGGCGGCCGCGGGCGCCGAAGATTCCCGCGCCGCTGCGATCGAGGCTCTGAAAGCCGCGCTGAACGATGGGCGCAGCGCCGCGCTGGCGCTCCTCGGCGGGGCCCGCGACGGCGGCCCGCGCACCGCGCGCGCGCTTTGCGAGGCGATCGACCTCGTCGTGACCGGCGCGCTCGACTTCGCGGCGAACGCATTGCATCCGAACCACGCCCGTGGCGCCTCGGAATCCTTCGCCGTCGTCGCCACCGGTGGCTATGGGCGCGGCGAGATGGCGCCGTTCTCCGATGTCGATCTGCTGTTTCTCACGCCCTACAAGAAAACGCCCTGGATCGAACAGGTGATCGAGGCGACGCTCTACATCCTCTGGGATCTGAAGCTAAAGGTCGGCCACGCCACGCGCTCGGTTGCGGAATGCCTGCGCCTGTCGAAGGAAGACATCACAATCCGCACCTCGCTGCTGGAGAAGCGCTATCTCTGGGGCGACAGGACGCTGGCGGAAAAGCTCCGCATCACGCTGCGGAAGGAGGTATTCCTCTCCACCGGAGCCGAGTTCGTCGAGGCGAAGCTCGCCGAGCGCGACGCCCGCCACGCCAAGCACGGCGGCTCGCGCTATCTCGTCGAGCCGAACATCAAGGAGGGCAAGGGCGGGCTTCGCGATCTTCAGACGCTGTTCTGGATCGCGAAATATGTCTACGATGTCGAGGAGGTCTCCGCCCTGATCGAGAAGGGCGTCCTTAAGGCGGACGAGGCGGAAATATTCGCCGCCGCCGCAACCTTCCTCTGGACGGTGCGCTGCCATCTTCATCTCGTCGCCGGGCGGGCGCAGGAGCGGCTGACCTTCGACTTCCAGGTTGAGATCGCCGCGCGCCTCGGCTTCGAGCCGCAGGGCGGCAAGCGCGCGGTCGAGGTGTTCATGCAGCGCTACTACCGCCACGCCAAGGACGTGGGCGACCTCACCCGCTTCTTCTGCGCGGCGCTGGAGGCGGATCAGAAAAAGGCCCGCCCCGGCCTCGGCGCGCTGATCCGCGCCTTCTCGTTCGGGGCGACGCGCTCAGACGCGACCGGCCTGGTGATCCGCGACGGCCGTCTCGACATCAGCGACGAGAGCTGGCTCGACGACGACCGGCTCAACATACTCCGGCTCTTCGAGGAAGGACTGAAGACCGGCGCCCTCATCCACCCGAACGCGCACCGCATGGTGGCGCGCAAGCTCCACCTGATCGATGACGCGTTCCGCGCCGATCCGGAGGCGAACGCGATCTTCCTCAATCTTCTCGTGTCCAGCGGCGATCCGGAGCGCGCCCTCAGACGGATGAACGAGACCGGCGTCCTCGGGGCGTTCATCCCGGAATTCGACCGCATCGTCTCGCTGATGCAGTTCAACATGTATCACCATTACACGGTGGACGAGCACACGATCCTCGCGATCGGCGGGCTCCACAGCCTGGCGAAAGGCGAGTTGGCCAGCGAACTTCCCGTCTCCACCCGCATCGTCGCCCAGGGCGTCGACATGACGGTGCTCACGCTCGCGCTCCTGCTCCACGACATCGGCAAGGGCAGCACCCGCCCGCATGAGGAGGTCGGGGCCGAGATCGCCGCCAGCCTCTGCCCCCGGCTCGGCCTGACGGAGGGGCAGACCGAACTCGTCGAATGGCTTGTCCGCCACCACCTGATCATGTCCGACACCGCGCAAAAGCGCGATATCTCCGACCCCGCGACCGTGCGCGCCTTCGCCGATCAGGTGCGCAGCGTCGAGCGGCTGAAGCTGCTGCTCGTCGTCACCTCGCTCGACATCCGCGCCGTCGGCCCCAATGTCTGGAACAACTGGAAGGCGCAGCTCCTGCGCGCGCTTTACAGGGATACGCTGGGCGAGCTTGGCGTCGGCAACGAACGGCTGAGCCGCGCCGATCTGGTTGAGGAGGCGAAGGACCTGCTTCTCGTGCGTCTCACCACCTGGAAACCCGAGGAGATCGAAGCCTGGTTCGCCCGCCACCAACCACCCTACTGGCTCGGCCTCGACACCGATACGCAGGAGCGGCTGGCGGAGATCGGCCGGAACGCGAAACCCGAACACGTCCATTCCCGCTTCGACAACGACCCGGCGCGCGACGCGACGCGCTGCTGTCTCTATCTCGCCGATCATCCCGGGCTCTTCAGCCGGGTCGCCGGCGCGCTGGCGCTCGCCGGCGCCTCGGTCCGCGACGCGCGCGTCTTCACCGCCTCCGACGGCATGACGACCGCAGTCTTCTGGATGCAGGACCACGACGGCGCCCCGTTCGAACAATCGCGCCACGAACGGCTGAAGAAATCGATCCACCGGGCCCTGCGCGGCGAATTCGTCGCCCGCGACGCGCTGAAGCCGAAACGCGGGATGAAGCGCCGCGAGCGACCATTCGACGTGCCGACGACGATCACCTTCGACAATGACAGCTCCGATCTCTACACCGTGATCGAGGTCGACACCCGCGACCGGGTCGGCCTTCTCTACGATCTCGCGCGCGTTCTCGCGGCGGCGGGCGTCAACACTTCCTCCGCCGTGATCACCACCTTTGGCGAGCAGGTCGTCGACAGCTTCTACGTCAAGGACATTTTCGGCCTGAAGATCCGCTCCGCCGCCAAGCAGAAATCCATCGAGAAAAAGCTTCGCGACGCCATCCGCCGCGCGGCGGACGAGGCCGGGGACGCCGCGTGA